The Terriglobus sp. TAA 43 sequence TGGACATCTGCCCGGCTGCGGCGACAGAAACCACGGTTAGTTCCACCGGACTGCCCGCTGGAGCCTTGCCAGCAGCTTTGACCAGTTTGCCCTGCAGCTTTTGACCGTTGACGGCTCGAGCGCTGTCTATTTCTGCGTCCAGGCGCACCTCAATGGGCGTGCCGGTGGCGATGCCCAACGTATTGCGCATGGTCACAATCGGCAGGGAGGAGTCGCGGTCTCCCACGATCGAGAGCGCACCCTGTGCCGGTGGCGCCGCCGACAGGGAACCGGTCTGCGCCGAAAGGGCGCTTGCAAAAAACAGCAGGAATGCACTGTGCAAAACAATTCGCATCAGCCATTGGGATGAATCCTGCCGGCGGTCGGGTTGTCGCGCATTCTGGCGCCACTGTTGCTTCTGCAACTGTCCCCGTAATGGCATCCGTTCTATAAAGGTCGTGACGAAGTCGGTCGTATGACCGTAACGTGAGTGCACGGAGGGACTTGGACGCATGGCAACACGTATGGAAGACGTGATCATTGTGGGCGCAGGGCCTACGGGGCTGGCACTGGCGGCGGAATTGCGGCGTCTTGGCATTGCGCCCATGTTGTTTGACCGGGTCGCGGAGGGTGCAAATACATCTCGCGCCACGGTTGTTCACGCGCGTACGCTGGAAGTACTGGAGCCACTTGCCATTAGCGACATCATGGTGGCGCGCGGCATTCCGTTGCGTGCGGGGCATCTGCGGGAAAAGGGCGGAGCCGTCAAGGCAACCATTGCGTTCGATGAACTGCCAACGAAGTATCCGTTTGCATTGGCTCTCCCGCAGAATCTGACGGAAGAAATTCTGGTGGCGAAGCTGCGGGAGCTGGGTGGAAGTATTCATCGCCCCATTGAGGTCACTTCGCTCACTCAGTCTGCAGATTCTGCCACGGTGACTTATACGGCCGCTGGCACCCTCGTGCAGGAGCTGCGCGGACGCTGGGTGGTTGGCTGTGATGGATTGCACAGCACAGTACGTCAGGCTACGGACATTGCCTTCACCGGCGGCAATTATGAAGAGTCATTCGTGCTGGCAGACGTCGAGATGGATTGGCCGCTTTCACCGCATGCAACCGCGAACATGCTTGAGATGTTCTTAGGCGACGAAGGCATCACCTTGATAGCCCCGTTGCCAAACAACATCTGGCGCATCATCGCCACGCAGGAAAATGCACCGCAAAATCCTGCAGTGGACGACTGTCAGCGCATCCTGGATACGCGAACCGTCTCCGGTGCTAAGGTGTATCGCGTGGTGTGGTCTTCGCGGTTCCGTATTCAACATAGGGTGGCGAGCAAGCTGAGGCAGGGCCGTGTGCTTATCGCTGGCGATGCAGCGCATGTGCACTCGCCTGCCGGTGGGCAAGGGATGAACACTGGCGTGCAGGACGCAGTCTCACTCGCAAGTGCACTGGCAACAGCGATCCGTACTGGCGATGAATCGGAATTGGCTTCATGGGAAGAGAAGCGTTTGAAGATCGCGCATTCCGTCGTGAATACAACGGACAAGATGACGAAGCTGGTGCTTTCTCAGAACCCACTGACACATCTGCTGCGAGAAGCCATTCTGGGACTGGCGGGACATGTGCCTGCCATGGGACAAGCGATGGCAAGGCGCATGTCTGAAATCGATAACCGTTAGGTAGGTTTCCTATCGAATGTTCTCGAACGGGATATTCAGAATGGGGTACTGCTTCCAGTCGCGGTAATCAAAGTGCCACCACTCGGTTGGGTTAACCTCAAACCCTTCCTTCGTCATGGCGTGACGAAGAACACTGCGTAACTGCCGTTCTTCCGCGGTGCCGCCGGAATAATCAGCATAGGCGCGCTCGGTCATCTCGTCATAACCACTGGGCATGGTCACTTCCTCGCCCGTTTTCAGATCGTAAAGGGACAGGTCTACCGCACAACCGCGATTATGTTTCGATCCGGCTTTTGGATCTGCAACGAAAATCTTCTGATGGTTCGGCGTCGCATCCCAGAAGATCTTCGTCACGTACCAAGGGCGATATGCGTCGTGAATGATCAGCCCATAGCCAAGCGGACGTAGCGCATTGCTGGCGCGCACTACAGCTTCCGCTGCAGGCCGCTGCAGGAATGCACGAGCCTGCGTGTAGACCGGCGTTCCAAGGAAGTTATTCGAAGTCGCATAGCGAATGTCGAGCTTGATGGTGGGATCGAGCGTGATGAGTTCAACGAGGTCAGGCGCGCGGAAGTTGCCAGCTTCTTTCGGTGGCTGCTCTTGAAGCGCTTCGGCGCGAAGCTGCTCCACGGGATGCAGCGGTGTGATGCGAAACGAAGGTGCCTGCGCATGCAGTGTGGCGCATGCAAGAACAGCGCTGCAGAAGAAATGAAGTGTTCGCTTCATGGTGCTGATGTTTGCATGAGATGGCCGCAGAATCAATCGTGCAAACCGCAGATCCAATCGCCAATGCTGTCTGCCGTGCGATAGCGGAAAGCTCTGCTGAGATGAGCGACCGTGTCCGTAGCAAGCACGGTGTGTTGATCCATCTCGCGCGCAGCGAAGTCACCCGCAAGCCCATGCAGATAAACGGCAGACGCTACAGCTTCGCGAACTTGATCAGGCTTTTGCGCAAGACACGCAGCAACAATGCCGGTAAGGATATCGCCGGAACCGCCCTTCGCCATGGATGGATTGCCCGTGGTGTTCACTGCAATCGAACCGTCAGGATGCGCTACAAGTGTCCGAGAACCTTTCAGCACCAGTGTCACGCCATGCTGCTGTGCGAAGCTGCGTGCCAGATTCAATCGATCCGCCTGCACCTGTTTTGCCGTGATTCCAAGCAGCGTTCCCATCTCGCCAGGATGCGGCGTGAGAACAATGGTGCGTGTGCCGTTACGTGAAGCTTCCTTCAGTAATGCAGCCTGATCTTTGAATGCGTTGAGACCGTCAGCGTCCAACACCAGCGGAATATCGCTTTCCAATACAAGACGCCGCACAAACTCTGACGCTTCGCCATTCGTGCCCAACCCAGGACCAATAGCGAGAACAGAAATCTTCTTCAGCCATTGGTCTTTCGACTGAAGGTTCGCAAGCGCAACAGAGCCGGTTGCGTCTTCGCTGAGCGGATGAGTCATAAGCTCCGGCGTGATCAGCGCAACGGTGTTCAAAATCGACGTTGGCACGGCAGCTGTGACTAAACCTGCACCAGCGCGCAGAGCAGCCAACGATGACATGGAAGGCGCGCCTGCCTTGCCTGCTGCACCGCCAATCAGCAACACATGACCATACATGCCCTTATTCGATTCGAAAGGACGTGGCGTTTCGAAGATGTGTTTCGCTGCGCCCGTCCATGTGAGCTTTTGCTCACTTTCAATCGCTGCATCGGGAGAACCAATCGGCGCAACAACAACAGGGCCAAACACATCAGGCGCGGTCAGATGCCCGAATGCGTGCGCAAGCTTCGGCGCAGTAAAGGTTACAACTGCATTCGCGCGAAACGCTCCATCGGCATACGTCTCCGTAAGGTTTGCATCCCATCCGCTGGGCAGATCAACCGCGACAACTGGAATCGTTGTATCTGCAACGATATCGCGAGCTATAGCAGCCGAGCCACGCAACGGCGGTGTGAAGCCTGTGCCAACAAGGGCATCCAGAAGAACATCGGCTTCACGAATTGCATTCGGCAGCGTCTCCTTTACGGCAGCTTCATCTGCAAGCACGCGGATAGCGGATGCATCCAGCGACTGATACGCTGCAGCCGCATCGCCCTTCAATTTCGCGGCGTCGCCCAGCAGAAGCACTTCCACGTTGCGGCCAGATTGAAGCAGTACACGCGCCGCAACAAATCCATCACCACCGTTGTTACCAGCTCCGGCAAGTACAAGGATGTTCTTCGCCGTTGGGTACTGCTGCTGCGTGAACTTCGCCACGGCCGTTCCGGCATGCTCCATCAGTTCGCCAAAGGGAACTCCAAAACGTTCGGCGGTAGCGCGGTCTGCGGCGGACATCTCGGCTGCGGTCAGGATCTTCATGCTGCTCCATTCTAAGAAGAAAGAGCCCGGCAATGCGCCGGGCTCCTGTCATTCAAAATGCGTCGTATTAGCAGGTGGTTGCATTCACGGCGCAGGGCTTCGCAAATCCCGTTGGCAGCGGAGCCGTTGAAGGTGTTCCCGTTGTCTCCGTTGCAGGAAGACTGCTGGTGGGCAACGCTGCAGGAGTGGGGCTCTGTCCAGGAACGGCTGTCGCAGCGGCTGACGGATCGGTCGCCGGCGATGTCGCTACCTGCGGAACGGCGTGCTGCTGGAAGTAGCTCTTGTCTGCAAGCGCACGATAGAACACACCGGTCAGCTCTGCAGCCTTCGGTCCGAAGGTAGGCCGTCCTCCGGTGAGGAAGAAGACCGTTACGATGCGGCCATTGGGCCCATCACCATACCCCGCAAACCAACCGAAGCGCGTGCCATTGTCAGAGCACGTGCCCGTCTTGCCCAGGATAGGAAATTCGCTGAAGTTGGTGCGCAGACTACGCGCCGTACCGTAAGAAGCGTCCACCGCGCCTGCCATGCCCGGCAGCATGTCTGGAATGTACTTTTGAATGTTCAGCGTGCGCTTCAGGCGTGGCTGGAAGTTGGCAATCTCGTCAGGCGTAGTGGGGTGCTGCAGATAGAACAGCGAACCACCGTTCGCAATGGCTGCCACAATCGCGCCCAGCTGCAGCGGCGTCATCTCCACGCTTTCGCCGAAGGAGCACATTCTGCCCACGCCGCCTTTGGATTCCGGCAGCGGATGATCGGGATACACACCAAGCTGCTCGCCCGCAATGTTGTAGCCCGCAAGCTCGCCCAGACCAAACTGGTTCGCATAGTGCTTCACGGTCTCAAAGCCCATCTGGCGGCCCAGCTCTTCAAAGTACGGATTGATCGACCGGGCAAGGGCGTAGGTCAGGTCGATCTTGTAACCATGGCCCAGGTTCACAGGCGTGTCCTTGGTGATGATGCCTTCGGACAGCGCAGCCAGCGCCACGGTCAGCTTGATGGTGGAACACGGC is a genomic window containing:
- a CDS encoding FAD-dependent monooxygenase; this translates as MATRMEDVIIVGAGPTGLALAAELRRLGIAPMLFDRVAEGANTSRATVVHARTLEVLEPLAISDIMVARGIPLRAGHLREKGGAVKATIAFDELPTKYPFALALPQNLTEEILVAKLRELGGSIHRPIEVTSLTQSADSATVTYTAAGTLVQELRGRWVVGCDGLHSTVRQATDIAFTGGNYEESFVLADVEMDWPLSPHATANMLEMFLGDEGITLIAPLPNNIWRIIATQENAPQNPAVDDCQRILDTRTVSGAKVYRVVWSSRFRIQHRVASKLRQGRVLIAGDAAHVHSPAGGQGMNTGVQDAVSLASALATAIRTGDESELASWEEKRLKIAHSVVNTTDKMTKLVLSQNPLTHLLREAILGLAGHVPAMGQAMARRMSEIDNR
- a CDS encoding M15 family metallopeptidase encodes the protein MKRTLHFFCSAVLACATLHAQAPSFRITPLHPVEQLRAEALQEQPPKEAGNFRAPDLVELITLDPTIKLDIRYATSNNFLGTPVYTQARAFLQRPAAEAVVRASNALRPLGYGLIIHDAYRPWYVTKIFWDATPNHQKIFVADPKAGSKHNRGCAVDLSLYDLKTGEEVTMPSGYDEMTERAYADYSGGTAEERQLRSVLRHAMTKEGFEVNPTEWWHFDYRDWKQYPILNIPFENIR
- a CDS encoding bifunctional ADP-dependent NAD(P)H-hydrate dehydratase/NAD(P)H-hydrate epimerase — translated: MKILTAAEMSAADRATAERFGVPFGELMEHAGTAVAKFTQQQYPTAKNILVLAGAGNNGGDGFVAARVLLQSGRNVEVLLLGDAAKLKGDAAAAYQSLDASAIRVLADEAAVKETLPNAIREADVLLDALVGTGFTPPLRGSAAIARDIVADTTIPVVAVDLPSGWDANLTETYADGAFRANAVVTFTAPKLAHAFGHLTAPDVFGPVVVAPIGSPDAAIESEQKLTWTGAAKHIFETPRPFESNKGMYGHVLLIGGAAGKAGAPSMSSLAALRAGAGLVTAAVPTSILNTVALITPELMTHPLSEDATGSVALANLQSKDQWLKKISVLAIGPGLGTNGEASEFVRRLVLESDIPLVLDADGLNAFKDQAALLKEASRNGTRTIVLTPHPGEMGTLLGITAKQVQADRLNLARSFAQQHGVTLVLKGSRTLVAHPDGSIAVNTTGNPSMAKGGSGDILTGIVAACLAQKPDQVREAVASAVYLHGLAGDFAAREMDQHTVLATDTVAHLSRAFRYRTADSIGDWICGLHD
- a CDS encoding penicillin-binding transpeptidase domain-containing protein, with product MRFLSPLRVAACSLLALSAVVATPAMTKNTKQARHSKSQLAHSSTAHTSTKKTRKAATATNVVVVTHGKRRVVRRVRYVEHFSAPSFATNVDNITLGDVTSGEDPLVRASLIQALGNMNGTALAIDPQNGRVLAMVNQKQALGPGAEPCSTIKLTVALAALSEGIITKDTPVNLGHGYKIDLTYALARSINPYFEELGRQMGFETVKHYANQFGLGELAGYNIAGEQLGVYPDHPLPESKGGVGRMCSFGESVEMTPLQLGAIVAAIANGGSLFYLQHPTTPDEIANFQPRLKRTLNIQKYIPDMLPGMAGAVDASYGTARSLRTNFSEFPILGKTGTCSDNGTRFGWFAGYGDGPNGRIVTVFFLTGGRPTFGPKAAELTGVFYRALADKSYFQQHAVPQVATSPATDPSAAATAVPGQSPTPAALPTSSLPATETTGTPSTAPLPTGFAKPCAVNATTC